In Mytilus trossulus isolate FHL-02 chromosome 6, PNRI_Mtr1.1.1.hap1, whole genome shotgun sequence, a single window of DNA contains:
- the LOC134723219 gene encoding uncharacterized protein LOC134723219 — translation MHIFNNTFKESPNIRIRTIQAGPKELYRMGPTNFRTHEMINCGPDNHCMIFLTENKSDEESDSTIDINNLITIIFGAISSLMIPVLLLLARNRILDRRNTTKDDRKPGDGAEDKTSYDDEDIVPSL, via the exons ATGCACATctttaataacacttttaaagaGAGCCCGAACATTAGGATACGCACAATACAAGCAG GACCCAAGGAACTCTACCGGATGGGGCCGACTAACTTCAGAACCCACGAGATGATTAATTGCGGTCCAGATAATCAttgtatgatatttttaacagaaaataagTCAGATGAAGAATCTGATAGTACTATAG atatcaACAATCTGATCACAATCATTTTTggtgcaatatcaagcttaatGATACCTGTGCTACTGTTACTGGCCAGAAATCGTATTCTGGATAGAAGAAATACCACAAAAGATGACAGAAAACCAGGTGATGGCGCAGAGGACAAAACATCATATGACGATGAAGATATCGTTCCATCTTTATAA